In Marinobacter sp. M3C, the genomic stretch GCCACGGCAATTGATGCGGCGTAAAGAGCCAGAATACAAAAAACTGGACCTGGACAACGCCGACCTCAGCCGGCAGCAGTTGGTTGCGGCAATGGTGGCGAACCCGCGCCTGATTGAACGCCCTATTGTGCAGGCAAATGGCAAAGCGGTCATCGGCCGACCTCCGGAAAACGTACTGACTGTTTTGTAAATGAATTTTACCAAGCTGACATTTTGAGGATTGTGCCATGACCGCACCGGCTCCCTACGTACTGATTTTGTATTACAGCCGCACCGGCCAAACCGCCGACATGGCCAATCGCATTGCCCGCGGCGTTGCCCGGGTGACCGGTATGCAGGCGCGAATTCGCAGCGTGCCGCCGGTGGCACCAGAAACCACCAGCGCAGTGCCGCCGGTGCCCGATGAAGGCGCACCCTATGTTAGCAAAGACGATTTGGCTGACTGCTCTGGCTTGGCCATTGGCAGCCCTACCCGCTTCGGCAATATGGCCGCACCATTAAAGTATTTTTTGGATACTACCGGTGATTTGTGGCTTGCCGGCGCCTTGGCTGGCAAACCCGCCGGAGCATTTACGTCAACTGGCAGCCTTCATGGCGGGCAAGAAACTACATTACTGTCGATGATGCTGCCACTGCTCCACCATGGCATGGTGCTGTGCGGTTTGCCCTACAGCGAGCCGGCTTTGGGTGCCACCACGACCGGCGGCACACCTTATGGCCCTAGTCATTTCGCCGGCACCGGCGAACAACTGCCACTGAGCGAACAC encodes the following:
- the wrbA gene encoding NAD(P)H:quinone oxidoreductase, with amino-acid sequence MTAPAPYVLILYYSRTGQTADMANRIARGVARVTGMQARIRSVPPVAPETTSAVPPVPDEGAPYVSKDDLADCSGLAIGSPTRFGNMAAPLKYFLDTTGDLWLAGALAGKPAGAFTSTGSLHGGQETTLLSMMLPLLHHGMVLCGLPYSEPALGATTTGGTPYGPSHFAGTGEQLPLSEHEQILCQAFGERLARLALKLAD
- the arsC gene encoding arsenate reductase (glutaredoxin) (This arsenate reductase requires both glutathione and glutaredoxin to convert arsenate to arsenite, after which the efflux transporter formed by ArsA and ArsB can extrude the arsenite from the cell, providing resistance.), with amino-acid sequence MTEPTRIFHNPRCSKSRQALDLLTGHGIHPHIIRYLDTPPTAPELDIILQQLALEPRQLMRRKEPEYKKLDLDNADLSRQQLVAAMVANPRLIERPIVQANGKAVIGRPPENVLTVL